GTTTAATGTTCCTGTGTTAGCAGTGTTACGGTTTGAAATTTTAACAGCACGATAAACTAGTCTAGAAATATCATAGTATTAACTGGccatttaaacacaaaatagCTGGTGGTGAAAGTTAAAGgaaaatttcattacaaaatctTACGCAATGTATTACTTATTTGTGCAATGTTGCATGTTTACAGCAATGGCAGATTACACAGCTGAAGGGTTTTCAGTACAGCCATGTCACCTGCAGGAAGAAACAGAGATTACTGTAGTATGATTTAGAGGCAATCTAGAGGGAGTGGCTTGGGAAACTTTTGTCTCAGTTTGCTGGGATAAGGAAGTTTGATTGCATCATTTAACTTTGAAGATATTAGTtggaaatgcattttaatcagTCAGCTGTGAGGTTATTGTCCGATCACACAATGTCATACCATAACAACCCTATCCATGACTTCTAAGCAAGTTATCTGCTGATCCTCATTTGGTGTTATTATTATCGAGTGACTTCACACACTTCCATTTCCTTGGCTGCAGTGGGTGACTTTGATAAGATCTGGCGTGAGCACTGCGAGGACGAGCAGACACTGAACGAATACGCCTTTGCCATGAAGAGTCTCGCCGACAACCACTGGGCCAAGAAATGTGATGGCGAGGGACGCATTGAGTGGTGCCGCAGGTATGACATGCACGAATCGCTAGCTTGAACAAGTTGAGGGACAAATGTCCACAAACAGATCTGATTCATTTATGCAAgatgtatgcacacacacttaatcCTCAAAGGATTTTCATGCACTGAAAGGTGAGAGTAAATGCTGACTGATTGTATAAAACTGCCCACTGCCGCAGAGATTATAAAACACCATGACGTTTAAGTTCACCACCTTATGGCTGCTGTGGGTTTTCTTCTCTTAGTGTTTGTCAGGAGTACTTTATGGATGGTGGAATGAAGAAGATGTTGGAGAAGGATGCGAaacatgctgctgctgccaGTGGGACACCTTTAAATCCAGACTCCTCTCAGCCCAGGTCTATAACGCTTCTCAGTACAGATCTCAGGAGCAGGGTTTCTGTGTAAGGAATTATATCAGAAAAGCGATTAGAGCTTTAAAGCATGCAGCGTTTTGTCTAAATATTAGCTGAAATCTCTAATGACTCCTGTTTCTAACAGGAAAACGCCATCTAATATATGAATCATATATGAATATAAAGAGTTTGGCATGATAGTTGAAAAtggtttaaatgtatttatatgtataaaatgtgtacATCCGTTCCAGTTTGAATTATGTGAGTGTGAAAGATGATTTTGCAGGAAGTGACATCATTATCAGTCTGTTAACCTTTtacccatttttaaaaaaaatttgtagcttatgtgtataattttcatggaatttagattttgttttgttttttttgtttgctttttacacTACActcaaaaaagaaacatttctaGAGAATTTTCTGTTGAAATTTCTGTACAATGCAGAACTAATTTTTCATTTGACCTACGTTGGCATAAAAAGGTTTTGTACCTCACTGCAAAACTGAAAATGCTGGCCACATCAAGTTACCTTTTCTTCCCATCTGATGTAACCCACCTATAAACATACACGCACTTGAGAAAGATGGCAAAATAGTTTCATGTTGTCTTGATCGTTTGTTCATTTTCAGCAGGTGCACAAGTATTTTAGGTACATGACTGTCAGTGTGACCATCTGCTCTGCTCCATTACTGCAGCAATATGGCAAAAGTTGGGATaatcaaactttttttatttttatgccttttttatttttttttatttattttttttagtttaagcTTCCGAAACGACAAGCTGCGTCTACTTGACGTGGGTAGTTGTTTCAATCCCTTCTTGAAGTTTGATGAGTTCTTCACAGTAGGAATCGACATAGTGCCTGCAGTTGAGGTATGCACACTCAGTATTTTTACATCTAACCAAAATCTGAGAACAATGCAGTTTCCCATTTCTTGTAGATGATTTGCTTATAGTCATAACTACGTTACACAGTTATCCAATGTGTTTCTGCTTTCTTTATGACTCCAGAGCGTGTACAAGTGTGACTTCTTGAACCTGCAGCTCCAGCAGCCGTTGCAGCTAGCGAGCGATGCACTCAATGCATTCTTGCGCCAGCTGCACGACCCTATCGAGACTCTGCCTGGGCAGCTCTTTCATGTGGTGGTTTTCTCCTTATTGCTCTCCTACTTCCCCTCACCATACCAGCGCTGGCTGTGCTGCAAGAAAGCCCACGAGCTACTCACACTGCACGGTCTTCTCCTAATCATCACACCCGACTCGTCACATCAGGGTCGCCACGCACTCATGATGCGTAGCTGGCGCGTGGCTGTCGAGTCCCTAGGTTTCAGGCGGTACAAATACGTCAAATTCTCCCACATGCACATGCTCGCCTTCCGCAAGGTCTCCGTCACCACCAGCAGCGACCTAGTGAGTCACAACTACCCCGAGATGCTGTATATCCCGCAGGATTTCGGCACACTCGAGGAAGATGATGCATTCAGGGACTCGTACCAGCCAGCACGATCCGACTCTGAGGACGAGCAGCTGGCACGGAGTTTCACTGAGCTCCCTGATGTGTCCTATGACTCAGACTCTGGCGAGAGTCAAAGCGGCTCGGCGCCATTCTATGAACTGGAGGACCCCATTCTGCTATACAGCTGAAGCCCAATTTGTTTTGCccagcattgctgcctcacggCCGTGTTGGCAATTTAACACCAGGCTTTCTTACACTTAATGCTTTCAGCTCTCAGCTCTTTTACTCCTGCTTCTTTTTATGTGAAACGTTGCAGTTTGCACAGTTTATACAGATGAACATGTCATGTGCCATGGAAAGCTGGCCAGGTCCATCTCTCCCATGTTGCTATGTGATACCATGACTGTCAGGCTTCTGATGTAGATGAGTTACTGTTGCTCTTCATTTGTGCTCATAAATAAAGGCTTTAATGTTGTTGGTGCTAACGTGAcatgggagagagacacagcctGCGGTAAAATAAGAGAGAAAGGATATGTACACTTGGGTGGTGTTGAGCTTTTGTGGGCAAAAGACAGCGTTTTACACGTTTAAACATATCCATACAGCGATGAGACCGTGGCATAGTTTTGCGATTGAAATGGTTGAGTTGGCGAGTAAAGCAGCTGAGCGAGCTCCGGACTTGCGTGCTGTTATTCAGTGCTTCTTTATCATATGATGCGATTTGGAGAGAATTTCTCAAGAAGACCTTTTCAAGCAACAAATAACGTTTTTTGTATTGTAGATTTTGCACACTGTCTTCGGCTTAGAATACAATAGTTGCGTAACCAGTTATTGTGCAGAATTTATTAAGAATTGTTTTATCTCTTCATGATCGGTTAGCTGCTGTAGATTGCACTCCTTGTAGAATTTTACACAAGCATTTTTGAAGTGATATTTGTAGCATTTTGTGTGGTTAACAACTTTCTATTGAGCTTACTTATGTGacacagactgtgtgtgtttttctaaaGGATTGCTTTACATGGTACGGTTTATACAAAGTAGTTGTCATAAGAACAATCTGAGAAGTCTAGATGAGAGAGAGGTAGGTTTGGGTTTTTACTAGTGTTTGAATGGTTGTTGTTACTAACTATATTTTGCGAGCAAAAGTGCAAAGAGCATATTTTAGCTGTGAACTTAGCTCTATAAGGTAAGAGAATAAACATATAACCAGTAGATGTCTGCCTTTGATTCAATGCACATGTAgtttagaaaaaacaacaacatttaaaaaaaaaaaaaaaaaaaaacctttgccATAGCTTTACTGAATATCGAATGGTTTGTTTCTttcaatttaaatttttaaGGTAACGCAAACTCTAATTTTCAAATGTCTTAAGCTGTTTGCGTGGTAATTGACTGTATAACTGATTTACATCTTTAGcttttacatacatacactgaGCAGTTCTTgctaaaaacaaattaaacaggTTCGAAGAATACTTCAAACctttgaaagtgtttttggatGATTAACCTCAGTGAGGTTTTTCTCATATCATATGTTTATTTGTACCAAGTGCTTTATATCCTCTTTGTGTTTCACTGTGAAATGGGCAGTTTCCTTCACTGCAGCAGTTGCACTTGTTTAAGAACACTCTCTTTGGGGACCTTTTTAATAAGAGCGCCTTATTTTTCACGAGAATGACAAGACATCATTTCACATGCGAAAGTTGTGCATTattacaaaacacattttttagCCTGGCATTCTTATCCAGCTTTACATTTGAAACAGTACACAAAAgtacacaaatatatttttcaaaaaacaaacaaactcttaTTAATCTATCCGAAGTGAATGACTCTTAAAGCTTTGTTTGAGTGGTTGTATATACAATTGCAGTctgacaaaaaaatttaaaacacaaGTCACTTTTGAGGGTGCTAGAGAAGCTTTGATTCTTGttgagccccccccccccccccctttttccTGTATGGGTGTCAGTAGTGAAGGACGACATTGGAACACTGGTTCTGTCTTTTAATACAAAATCGGTTAGGAAAAACTGGTGCCTTTTATCCTGAACTGTATTTTTACAACTATAACGACTGGAAGAAACGAAAAAATGTGGTTTTCTGTATGAAAAGGGACAGATTCTCGAACCAGACAGAAGCCAAACTCTGAACCTTTTAAAGAAATGACTGGCTCGTAAGCAGATATGGTGATAATCATTGCCACTTATTACTGTCACTTTAATTGCATTAGCAATAGGCTTTCTGttaagtgtgtgtttagttCATTAGAATATTGGACATTTTACAACAAATATCTTATTAGTGCTATTATGTGAGGTGGTACATTGTCTTTCCTTGG
The window above is part of the Ictalurus punctatus breed USDA103 chromosome 8, Coco_2.0, whole genome shotgun sequence genome. Proteins encoded here:
- the bmt2 gene encoding S-adenosylmethionine sensor upstream of mTORC1 — translated: MRHSRIPVVRELQQHGHYSVSAMELQPSVRTEPEPGMFHSAGRRDALCERDEQEKLSGVVKRVHRKLRRKYIEVGDFDKIWREHCEDEQTLNEYAFAMKSLADNHWAKKCDGEGRIEWCRSVCQEYFMDGGMKKMLEKDAKHAAAASGTPLNPDSSQPSLSFRNDKLRLLDVGSCFNPFLKFDEFFTVGIDIVPAVESVYKCDFLNLQLQQPLQLASDALNAFLRQLHDPIETLPGQLFHVVVFSLLLSYFPSPYQRWLCCKKAHELLTLHGLLLIITPDSSHQGRHALMMRSWRVAVESLGFRRYKYVKFSHMHMLAFRKVSVTTSSDLVSHNYPEMLYIPQDFGTLEEDDAFRDSYQPARSDSEDEQLARSFTELPDVSYDSDSGESQSGSAPFYELEDPILLYS